Proteins encoded within one genomic window of Vidua macroura isolate BioBank_ID:100142 chromosome 2, ASM2450914v1, whole genome shotgun sequence:
- the SLC5A3 gene encoding sodium/myo-inositol cotransporter, which translates to MRASLEPADIAIVALYFVLVMCIGFFAMWKNNRSTVSGYFLAGRSMTWVAIGASLFVSNIGSEHFIGLAGSGAASGFAVGAWEFNALMLLQLLGWVFVPVYIRSGVYTMPEYLSKRFGGHRIQIYFAALSLLLYIFTKLSVDLYSGALFIQESLGWNLYLSVILLIGMTALLTVTGGLVAVIYTDTLQALLMIIGALTLMIISLIEVGGFEEVKRRYMLASPNITSILLTYNISNTNSCNVSPKPDSLKMLREPTDEDIPWPGFLLGQTPASVWYWCADQVIVQRVLAAKNIAHAKGSTLMAGFLKLLPMFIIVVPGMISRILFVDDIACINPEHCFQVCGSRAGCSNIAYPRLVMNLVPVGLRGLMMAVMIAALMSDLDSIFNSASTIFTLDVYKLIRKSATSRELMIVGRVFVAFMVVISIAWVPIIVEMQGGQMYLYIQEVADYLTPPVAALFLMAIFWKRCNEQGAFYGGMAGFVLGAIRLILAFFYRAPECDQPDTRPGFIKNIHYMYVATALFWITGVVTVVVSLLTPPPTKEQVRTTTFWALWKRGAPESAGKGELYQAQEKSILKCNENANHIIPNGKSEENIKNVKPEDINLLVTCRDDSNPVISVSHSEVETPVDCYSNGQAALMGEKKHEEEEGTDNRARHLKFIDWFCGFKSKNVNKRVVREVEEETVCLQMLEETPKVKLLLNTGLVCVCSLGIFMFVYFSL; encoded by the coding sequence ATGAGGGCTTCTTTGGAGCCAGCAGACATTGCCATTGTGGCCCTGTACTTCGTGCTTGTAATGTGCATAGGTTTCTTTGCCATGTGGAAAAACAATCGGAGCACCGTGAGTGGCTACTTTTTGGCAGGGCGTTCTATGACCTGGGTAGCTATCGGGGCCTCGTTGTTTGTGAGCAATATTGGAAGTGAACATTTCATTGGGCTCGCAGGATCTGGAGCGGCGAGCGGATTCGCCGTAGGCGCGTGGGAGTTCAACGCCTTAATGCTTTTGCAGCTTTTGGGATGGGTCTTCGTGCCAGTCTACATCCGGTCGGGAGTGTACACCATGCCCGAATACTTGTCCAAGCGGTTCGGAGGGCATAGGATTCAAATCTATTTTGCAGCGTTGTCTCTACTACTTTATATCTTCACCAAACTCTCGGTTGACTTGTATTCAGGGGCGCTTTTTATCCAAGAGTCCCTAGGGTGGAACCTCTACCTGTCGGTGATCCTGCTGATCGGAATGACGGCGCTGCTGACTGTGACCGGAGGGCTGGTGGCCGTCATCTACACGGACACCCTCCAAGCGCTGCTTATGATCATCGGGGCGCTCACACTCATGATCATAAGCCTCATAGAGGTCGGGGGGTTTGAAGAAGTGAAAAGGAGGTACATGTTGGCGTCACCAAACATCACCTCCATCCTCCTCACCTACAACATCTCCAACACCAACTCCTGCAACGTCAGCCCAAAGCCCGACTCCCTCAAAATGCTGCGCGAGCCGACGGACGAAGACATTCCCTGGCCTGGATTTCTGCTGGGACAGACCCCGGCCTCAGTGTGGTACTGGTGCGCTGACCAAGTCATAGTGCAGAGAGTTCTGGCCGCCAAAAACATCGCTCACGCCAAAGGCTCCACCCTCATGGCCGGCTTCTTGAAGCTGCTGCCCATGTTCATCATCGTGGTGCCGGGGATGATCTCCCGCATCCTGTTTGTGGATGACATCGCCTGCATCAACCCCGAGCACTGCTTCCAGGTGTGCGGGAGCAGGGCCGGCTGCTCCAACATCGCCTACCCGCGCCTGGTGATGAACCTGGTGCCCGTGGGGCTGCGCGGGCTCATGATGGCCGTGATGATCGCCGCCCTGATGAGCGACCTGGACTCCATCTTCAACAGCGCCAGCACCATCTTCACGCTCGACGTCTACAAGCTCATCCGGAAGAGCGCGACCTCCCGGGAGCTCATGATCGTGGGCAGGGTCTTTGTGGCCTTCATGGTGGTGATCAGCATCGCCTGGGTGCCCATCATCGTGGAGATGCAGGGCGGGCAGATGTACCTGTACATCCAGGAGGTGGCGGATTACCTGACCCCGCCGGTGGCCGCCCTGTTCCTCATGGCCATCTTCTGGAAGCGTTGCAACGAGCAGGGGGCTTTCTACGGCGGCATGGCCGGGTTTGTCCTGGGCGCCATCCGGCTGATCCTGGCCTTCTTCTACCGCGCTCCCGAGTGCGACCAGCCGGACACCAGGCCCGGCTTCATCAAGAACATCCATTACATGTATGTGGCCACGGCCCTGTTCTGGATCACCGGCGTGGTGACGGTCGTGGTGAGCCTGCTCACGCCGCCGCCCACCAAGGAGCAGGTGCGGACCACCACGTTCTGGGCCCTGTGGAAGCGCGGCGCGCCGGAGAGCGCCGGCAAGGGGGAGCTGTACCAGGCGCAGGAGAAGAGCATCCTCAAGTGCAACGAGAACGCCAACCACATCATTCCCAACGGGAAGTCGGAGGAGAACATTAAAAACGTGAAGCCGGAGGACATCAACCTCCTGGTGACGTGCAGGGATGACAGCAACCCGGTGATCTCGGTGAGCCACTCCGAGGTGGAGACGCCCGTGGATTGTTATTCCAACGGACAGGCGGCCCTGATGGGGGAGAAAAAgcacgaggaggaggaggggactGACAACCGGGCGAGACATTTGAAATTCATAGATTGGTTCTGTGGCTTTAAAAGTAAAAACGTAAACAAGAGAGTGGTTCGGGAGGTCGAGGAGGAGACTGTTTGTTTACAAATGCTGGAAGAGACTCCAAAAGTTAAACTATTACTAAATACTGGACTGGTCTGTGTCTGTTCGCTTGGAATCTTCATGTTTGTCTACTTCTCTTTGTGA